In one Actinomycetota bacterium genomic region, the following are encoded:
- a CDS encoding ABC transporter ATP-binding protein, whose amino-acid sequence MNDHHDPDPTLEPPPPARPERPAVRTYELTRTFGRLRAVDSVTLDIPRGAIFGLIGPNGAGKTTTLAMLATLLLPTSGHVEVAGFDPVTEQREVRRRLGYMPDVMGVVGDLRVDEYLRFFAAAYQVPSSEHDALVEGLLELVDLSVKREATVDSLSRGMKQRLGLARALVHDPEVLLLDEPASGLDPRARIELRGLLSELRSLGKTILISSHILAELEDMCTDVAIMEAGRLLASGTPDEIRSRFTQTRVVRVRLAGGEETEYEVADDAEQQELLRRLVVEEGLPVLEFKVGRVLEDVFMQVTTGELQ is encoded by the coding sequence ATGAACGACCACCACGACCCCGATCCCACGCTCGAACCGCCTCCCCCGGCCCGTCCGGAGCGCCCGGCGGTCCGCACCTACGAGCTCACCCGGACGTTCGGACGGCTCAGGGCGGTGGACTCGGTCACGCTGGACATCCCGCGCGGAGCGATCTTCGGACTGATCGGACCGAACGGCGCCGGGAAGACGACGACCCTCGCGATGCTCGCCACGCTGCTCCTCCCCACGTCCGGACATGTCGAGGTGGCCGGCTTCGACCCGGTGACCGAGCAGAGGGAGGTCCGTCGCCGGCTCGGATACATGCCGGACGTCATGGGGGTCGTCGGGGACCTCCGCGTCGACGAGTACCTGCGTTTCTTCGCCGCCGCCTACCAGGTGCCGTCCTCCGAGCACGACGCGCTCGTGGAGGGACTCCTCGAGCTGGTCGACCTGAGCGTGAAGCGCGAGGCGACGGTCGACTCCCTGTCCCGCGGGATGAAGCAGCGGCTCGGGCTCGCCCGGGCCCTCGTGCACGACCCGGAGGTGCTGCTGCTGGACGAACCGGCCTCCGGGCTCGACCCCCGCGCCCGGATCGAGCTGCGCGGGCTGCTCAGCGAGCTCCGGTCCCTCGGTAAGACGATCCTGATATCGAGCCACATCCTGGCCGAGCTCGAGGACATGTGCACCGACGTGGCCATCATGGAGGCGGGCCGGCTGCTCGCGTCCGGCACGCCGGACGAGATCCGCAGCCGGTTCACCCAGACCCGGGTCGTCCGGGTTCGGCTCGCGGGAGGCGAAGAGACCGAGTACGAGGTGGCCGACGACGCCGAGCAGCAGGAGCTGCTCCGTCGCCTCGTCGTGGAAGAGGGCCTGCCAGTGCTGGAGTTCAAGGTCGGACGTGTCCTGGAGGATGTCTTCATGCAGGTGACGACGGGGGAGCTCCAGTGA
- a CDS encoding ABC transporter permease subunit: MRLRTNPVLARELTERMRRRATPVQISLFLLAVIGIFASLFQVFMAMSRTVRCIEGNCFEEAGVLGFAGAGRQLFQTLLFFVVGLACMIIPALTAGAIAGERERQTLVPLQLTLLSPLQIVLGKLSASLAFMLFLLFATLPVLGVTFLIGGVSVPEVLKAALMIVLVCLMIGAVSIMCSALLRRSQGATVAAYGLVFVLSVGTFVPMAILPIVQRFESPIRPATTIFLAPNPFAATASIVSGPVDSPLVGFRSEVLEHARNRPGLTPPERALARVPFWLFSVIALASVSAGALLIAAWALRTPREEP; the protein is encoded by the coding sequence GTGAGGCTCAGGACGAACCCGGTCCTCGCGAGAGAGCTCACCGAGCGGATGCGGCGGCGCGCCACCCCGGTGCAGATCTCCCTCTTCCTGCTCGCGGTCATCGGGATATTCGCGTCGCTGTTCCAGGTCTTCATGGCGATGTCCCGCACGGTCCGGTGCATAGAGGGGAACTGCTTCGAGGAGGCCGGGGTGCTGGGGTTCGCCGGCGCCGGCCGGCAGCTGTTCCAGACCCTGCTCTTCTTCGTCGTGGGGCTCGCGTGCATGATCATCCCGGCGCTAACCGCCGGTGCGATCGCAGGTGAAAGGGAGCGCCAGACGCTCGTCCCCCTCCAGCTGACCCTCCTTTCGCCGCTGCAGATCGTGCTGGGGAAGCTCTCCGCCTCCCTCGCGTTCATGCTCTTCCTCCTCTTCGCGACCCTTCCCGTCTTAGGCGTCACCTTCCTCATCGGAGGGGTCTCGGTCCCCGAGGTGCTGAAGGCGGCGCTGATGATCGTGCTCGTGTGCCTCATGATCGGCGCGGTCTCGATCATGTGCTCGGCTCTGCTCCGTCGCAGCCAGGGCGCGACGGTGGCCGCCTACGGGCTCGTGTTCGTCCTGAGCGTCGGGACCTTCGTCCCGATGGCGATCCTGCCGATCGTGCAGCGGTTCGAGAGCCCCATCCGCCCGGCGACGACCATCTTCCTGGCTCCCAACCCGTTCGCGGCGACCGCGAGCATCGTCAGCGGTCCGGTCGACTCGCCACTCGTAGGTTTCCGCAGCGAGGTCCTGGAGCACGCGCGCAACCGGCCGGGCCTGACCCCTCCCGAACGCGCGCTGGCCCGGGTGCCGTTCTGGCTGTTCTCGGTGATCGCGCTCGCCTCGGTCAGTGCCGGGGCTCTCTTGATCGCCGCGTGGGCGCTGCGTACGCCCCGGGAAGAACCCTGA